The sequence CCGTTTCATTTTTGAAAATGATACAACCCCGTGCCAAATCCTTTTGATTTGTCGTATTGAGCGGTCATTTTATCTCCGTAAATATACATCTCCTCTGCTAATTTCAAGGACGAGAATATTTCCAATACATAGTCGCGCCTAAAAGCCCTGTGGGCGTTGAAATACGTGATATTGTCGCGGTCAACCGGAACCGAAACATACAAGTTTCCGCCTTCCGCGAGAACTCTGGAAAGCTCTTTTACCGATTTTTCCGAACCGAAAGAGTCAAGCGGGTCTCCGTATCGTCCGAGCCCAACGTGTTCTATGACGCATATTGAACTTAGTGATTTTATACTGCCGTTTTCAAAAGGGAGGTCTAAAAGGTCTCCTTTCGTGAAGGAGAGTCCCTGCATTGAAAAGGGCAGTGGTCTTATGTCTATCATGGTTGTCGGCGTGAACTGCGAGATGATGCCCATCATTTTGGCGTCCGAACCGATATCAAAGTGCCTCTCCGGTTTGTTTTCAAAAATTTTTTTGGCGCACCAGGAATTCTGGAAAAAATACACGGGGGCAAGAGGAGTGATGTCCGTTTTGTCAAAAATACGCGGATACAAGTCCTCCGTCTTTAAGGTGAAATTGTTATTTGGTTTTATATTTTTGTATTTCCGATAATCACCAAAAAAAATCAAAAGAGTTCGACATTTCTGAAAAGTACCATATTGTCCTTTGAATGTTTGGAAAATAATGACAATAAACTTCAGAAAAGAAATCTTTTTTAATGTTCGCCTCGGTGTTTTCATGTTTATGAATAGCTATCTCGCGATGTATGAATCGGTTTTCTTGATTTGATAAGCTTTCTTTTCGTTTAATTCAATAAAAAACTTGTTTCTGTTCGGGAACA is a genomic window of bacterium containing:
- a CDS encoding DUF268 domain-containing protein, which translates into the protein MKTPRRTLKKISFLKFIVIIFQTFKGQYGTFQKCRTLLIFFGDYRKYKNIKPNNNFTLKTEDLYPRIFDKTDITPLAPVYFFQNSWCAKKIFENKPERHFDIGSDAKMMGIISQFTPTTMIDIRPLPFSMQGLSFTKGDLLDLPFENGSIKSLSSICVIEHVGLGRYGDPLDSFGSEKSVKELSRVLAEGGNLYVSVPVDRDNITYFNAHRAFRRDYVLEIFSSLKLAEEMYIYGDKMTAQYDKSKGFGTGLYHFQK